In Halapricum desulfuricans, a single window of DNA contains:
- a CDS encoding adenylate kinase, translating to MSKPRVLLLGPPGAGKGTQSSNIAEEFDVEHVTTGDALRSNKEMDISEMDTEYDTPGEYMDQGELVPDAVVNAIVEKALTSADGFVLDGYPRNLEQAEQLEDMTDLDVVISLSVGEAELVDRLTGRRVCDDCGANYHVEFNPPEEEGVCDECGGELIHREDDTEQAVRNRLEVFEENTAPVIDHYRERENFVEIDGEQSLEGVWNDIETAIERKA from the coding sequence ATGAGCAAGCCACGCGTGCTGCTGCTCGGGCCACCGGGCGCTGGCAAGGGCACACAGTCGAGTAACATCGCCGAGGAGTTCGACGTCGAACACGTCACGACGGGCGACGCGCTCCGCTCGAACAAGGAGATGGACATCTCCGAGATGGACACGGAGTACGACACGCCCGGCGAGTACATGGATCAGGGCGAGCTCGTTCCCGATGCCGTCGTCAACGCGATCGTCGAAAAGGCGCTCACGTCCGCCGACGGGTTCGTGCTCGACGGCTACCCGCGCAACCTCGAACAGGCCGAACAGCTCGAGGACATGACTGATCTCGACGTCGTCATCTCGCTGTCAGTCGGCGAGGCGGAACTCGTCGACCGACTCACGGGTCGGCGCGTCTGTGACGACTGCGGCGCGAACTATCACGTCGAATTCAACCCGCCCGAGGAGGAAGGCGTCTGCGACGAGTGCGGCGGCGAGCTGATCCACCGCGAGGACGACACCGAACAGGCGGTGCGCAACCGTCTCGAAGTTTTCGAGGAGAACACCGCCCCGGTGATCGACCACTATCGCGAGCGCGAGAACTTCGTCGAGATCGACGGCGAACAGTCTCTCGAAGGGGTCTGGAACGACATCGAGACGGCGATCGAACGCAAAGCCTGA
- the hemE gene encoding uroporphyrinogen decarboxylase — protein sequence MSDLLVRAARGERTERPPVWLMRQAGRHIPEYREIRETHSFVEAVTDPDVAERITLLPWERYRTDGLVMFSDILTILEPLGFQYHIESGVGPVIENPVSGPDDLDRAREPIAERLDYVGDLLDRLDDRVGDRTSLIGFAGGPFTLASYAIAGEPSRNQLPARKFRLQHPEAFERLLDLFTEAVAEFLQYQVAHGADVVQLFDTYAGILPPADYERHIVPRHREIVAAVDAPTILFVRNMNGRLEQLAAADPDVAGLDWTVEMSDARERLGDLGVQGNLDPSVLFADRETIRERTREIIEAAGPRGHVLNLGHGVDRETPVESVQTFVETAKNFQW from the coding sequence ATGAGTGATCTCCTCGTCCGCGCCGCCCGCGGTGAGCGGACCGAACGGCCCCCAGTCTGGCTGATGCGCCAGGCCGGCCGACACATCCCGGAGTACCGTGAGATCCGCGAGACCCATTCGTTTGTCGAGGCCGTCACCGATCCCGACGTTGCCGAGCGGATCACGCTGTTGCCCTGGGAGCGATATCGGACGGACGGACTGGTCATGTTCTCGGACATCCTGACGATTCTCGAACCGCTGGGCTTTCAGTACCACATCGAATCCGGCGTCGGACCGGTGATAGAAAACCCCGTCTCGGGACCTGACGACCTCGATCGAGCGCGCGAACCGATCGCCGAGCGACTCGACTACGTCGGCGACCTGCTGGACCGTCTCGACGATCGGGTCGGCGATCGGACCTCGCTGATCGGCTTCGCCGGCGGTCCGTTCACCCTGGCCTCGTACGCGATCGCCGGCGAGCCCTCGCGCAACCAGCTCCCCGCGCGCAAGTTCCGTCTCCAGCACCCCGAAGCGTTCGAGCGACTGCTCGATCTGTTCACCGAGGCTGTCGCCGAGTTCCTGCAGTATCAGGTCGCCCACGGGGCGGACGTCGTGCAACTGTTTGACACCTACGCCGGCATCTTGCCGCCGGCCGACTACGAGCGCCACATCGTTCCCCGCCACCGAGAGATCGTCGCGGCCGTCGACGCGCCGACGATCCTGTTCGTCCGGAACATGAACGGGCGCCTCGAGCAGCTGGCCGCGGCCGATCCCGACGTAGCCGGGCTCGACTGGACGGTCGAGATGAGCGACGCCCGCGAGCGACTCGGCGATCTCGGCGTGCAGGGCAATCTCGATCCGTCCGTGCTGTTCGCCGACCGGGAGACGATACGGGAGCGCACCCGGGAGATCATCGAGGCGGCCGGTCCACGGGGTCACGTGCTGAATCTCGGCCACGGCGTTGATCGGGAAACGCCAGTCGAGAGCGTTCAGACGTTCGTCGAGACGGCGAAGAACTTCCAATGGTGA
- a CDS encoding NAD(P)/FAD-dependent oxidoreductase yields MSTMNNRQESGRSYVIIGDGIAGSSAAEILAEETDSASITILSAESEPLYNRILIKEYAKGKLPRDVVEIHDQSWYDERGIDLRLDTRVQTVETGEKTVVTADGERIAYDELIVATGGTPRQLPVPNGSADGVTTFWTVEDAARIREQASEAETGAIVGGGLLGIDYAAVAAAQDVEAHYLIREDRWFARAMSPAGAAIVHDALRERGVEPVFETTVEGFETDPEGRVAATVTEDGRTYDSDFVGVAIGTEPNTAFLEDTPVTLDGGVVVDSHLRTGVESVWAAGDVTRYYDERFSTHLSNGTWESAATQGELAARNALADDSGDPFETVPSYTVNHFPFPIASFGHPSLGDAYVERTYGEREWRRLAFRDGMLVGGVLIGDLAPLKPLKELTASGARVQHRAPALLAQSFDGLTVEQAPTPVSSD; encoded by the coding sequence ATGTCTACTATGAACAATCGCCAGGAAAGCGGCCGATCGTACGTTATCATCGGTGATGGAATCGCCGGTAGTTCTGCAGCTGAGATCCTCGCCGAGGAGACTGATAGTGCGTCGATTACAATACTCTCGGCCGAATCCGAGCCGCTCTACAACCGCATTCTTATCAAGGAGTACGCGAAGGGCAAGCTCCCGAGAGACGTCGTCGAGATCCACGACCAGTCCTGGTACGACGAACGCGGGATCGACCTGCGTCTGGACACGCGCGTGCAGACGGTCGAGACGGGCGAGAAAACGGTCGTCACTGCCGACGGCGAGCGCATCGCCTACGACGAACTCATCGTCGCGACGGGCGGAACCCCGCGTCAGCTCCCGGTCCCGAACGGGTCGGCGGACGGCGTCACGACGTTCTGGACCGTCGAGGACGCGGCCCGGATCCGCGAGCAGGCGTCGGAGGCCGAGACCGGGGCGATCGTCGGCGGCGGGCTGCTCGGGATCGACTACGCGGCCGTCGCGGCCGCTCAGGACGTCGAAGCCCACTACCTGATCCGGGAGGACCGGTGGTTCGCGCGTGCGATGTCTCCTGCGGGCGCGGCGATCGTCCACGACGCGTTGCGCGAGCGCGGGGTCGAACCCGTCTTCGAGACGACCGTCGAGGGGTTCGAAACCGATCCGGAGGGTCGCGTGGCCGCGACCGTGACCGAGGACGGCCGCACGTATGACAGCGATTTCGTCGGCGTCGCCATCGGGACGGAGCCGAACACGGCGTTCCTCGAAGACACCCCGGTGACGCTGGACGGTGGCGTCGTGGTCGACAGCCACCTCCGGACAGGTGTTGAGTCCGTCTGGGCGGCGGGCGACGTCACGCGCTATTACGACGAACGGTTCTCGACGCACCTCTCGAATGGGACCTGGGAGAGTGCCGCCACGCAGGGCGAACTCGCGGCCAGAAACGCGCTGGCAGACGACAGTGGCGACCCCTTCGAGACCGTCCCCTCGTACACGGTCAATCACTTCCCGTTCCCGATCGCGTCGTTCGGCCATCCGTCGCTCGGGGACGCCTACGTCGAGCGGACCTACGGCGAGCGGGAGTGGCGGCGACTCGCGTTCAGAGACGGGATGCTCGTCGGCGGCGTGTTGATCGGCGACCTCGCGCCGCTCAAGCCGCTCAAAGAGCTCACTGCAAGCGGCGCACGCGTCCAGCATCGCGCACCCGCGCTGCTCGCCCAGTCGTTCGACGGCCTGACCGTCGAGCAGGCACCGACTCCGGTCTCCTCGGACTGA
- the hemH gene encoding ferrochelatase: MSTGVVLLNFGEPPTADREAVVDYLERIFYSNMDIEEDPDLTPEAARKRAGKLAERRAPGLIEEYEEIGGGSPLNEQASAQADALETELRDRGYDVATYTGMLYTEPFTDEAAERAVADGHDEVLGLPIYPLCGPSTTNLSLDHLADGLDSAGFDGELHEVSGWHRHPTYNRLRAENIREYAEREGVDLHDEDTVLFFSAHGTPRYYLDEGSRYDRYVEEWCAGMAGILGLEDYELGFQNHDNRSEVAWTEPDVEEAIESLDAERVVVEPVSFMHEQSETLSELDIELREEAEEAGIEEFYRVPIPHDDDRFPSVLADLAEPFLADFDPGYFQFRQCHCRDKPGTMCLNAPDPDWE; this comes from the coding sequence ATGTCGACAGGCGTCGTCCTGCTGAACTTCGGCGAACCGCCGACGGCCGACCGCGAGGCCGTCGTGGACTACCTCGAGCGCATCTTCTACTCGAACATGGACATCGAGGAGGACCCGGATCTCACCCCGGAGGCCGCGCGCAAACGCGCCGGCAAGCTCGCGGAGCGTCGCGCGCCCGGGCTGATCGAGGAGTACGAGGAGATTGGCGGCGGGTCGCCGCTGAACGAACAGGCAAGCGCTCAGGCCGACGCCCTGGAGACCGAACTCCGCGACCGCGGCTACGACGTCGCGACCTACACCGGGATGCTCTACACCGAGCCGTTCACCGACGAGGCCGCCGAGCGGGCCGTCGCCGACGGCCATGACGAGGTACTCGGCCTGCCGATCTATCCCCTCTGTGGCCCCTCGACGACGAACCTCTCGCTGGATCACCTCGCTGACGGGCTCGATTCGGCCGGCTTCGACGGTGAACTCCACGAGGTCAGCGGCTGGCACCGCCACCCGACCTACAACCGCCTGCGCGCCGAGAACATCCGCGAGTACGCCGAGCGCGAGGGGGTCGATCTCCACGACGAGGACACTGTCCTGTTCTTTTCGGCCCACGGGACGCCCCGGTACTATCTGGACGAGGGGAGTCGCTACGATCGGTACGTCGAGGAGTGGTGTGCCGGGATGGCCGGAATATTGGGCCTCGAGGACTACGAACTCGGGTTCCAGAACCACGACAACCGCAGCGAGGTCGCCTGGACCGAACCCGACGTCGAGGAAGCCATCGAGAGTCTCGACGCCGAGCGGGTCGTCGTCGAGCCGGTCAGCTTCATGCACGAGCAGAGCGAGACCCTTTCGGAACTCGATATCGAACTCCGCGAGGAGGCCGAAGAGGCGGGAATCGAGGAGTTCTACCGCGTCCCGATTCCCCACGACGACGACCGATTCCCGTCGGTGCTTGCGGACCTCGCCGAGCCGTTTCTCGCCGACTTCGATCCGGGCTACTTCCAGTTCCGGCAGTGTCACTGCCGGGACAAGCCGGGCACGATGTGTCTGAACGCGCCTGACCCGGACTGGGAGTGA
- a CDS encoding TrkH family potassium uptake protein, with translation MSWRVDWQASVGLLGTGLKYLAVTMFVPLFVAVVYMEDIWVFALSIVFVTTLGFALERIDTDPDIGPREALVFVSLAWLTAAVVGTIPYLLAGFGTSSTLADPVNALFESMSGFTTTGATVMGQISLEQHSHALLIWRQLTQWLGGMGIIVLMIAILPEVAVNGAQLMASEAPGPELQKLTPKIAETARVLWLIYFAFTLMYIAVMYGLHLAGFAPNMDLYNAVAHGFTTLPTGGFSPQAESIAYFSAAVQWAAIPFLVVAGVNFALFWHVLKGEVDVMLENTEFRAYAGAIAVTTAVLSLLLVRGAAPPLDIGGVTGGVTENTFRQAAFQIASLLNSTGYATSDFAQWGTHAQVFLLFVMFIGGSAGSTGGGVKVVRWLVVFKAIRRELYTTANPDVVEPVRLSGSVVDEDAVRGIASFTLLYILLFGFSAVFISLDTARIGIELTTLEAVSASLATIGNIGPGFGRLGPFGNYLFFSDASKMLMIFLMWVGRLEIVPVLAVFISVFDRNQ, from the coding sequence ATGTCGTGGCGAGTGGACTGGCAGGCGAGTGTCGGCCTTCTCGGCACTGGCCTCAAGTATCTCGCCGTCACGATGTTCGTGCCGCTGTTCGTCGCAGTCGTGTATATGGAGGACATCTGGGTGTTCGCGCTCTCTATCGTTTTCGTCACGACGCTTGGGTTCGCGCTCGAGCGGATCGATACGGATCCCGACATCGGTCCCCGGGAGGCGCTGGTGTTCGTGTCGCTGGCGTGGCTCACGGCCGCTGTCGTCGGCACGATTCCGTATCTGCTGGCCGGGTTCGGGACGAGTTCGACGCTCGCCGATCCCGTCAACGCGCTCTTCGAGTCGATGAGCGGGTTCACGACGACGGGGGCGACCGTAATGGGTCAGATCAGCTTGGAACAACACTCCCACGCTCTGCTCATCTGGCGCCAGCTCACCCAGTGGCTCGGCGGGATGGGGATCATCGTCCTGATGATCGCGATTCTCCCCGAGGTGGCTGTCAACGGCGCACAGTTGATGGCCTCGGAAGCGCCAGGGCCCGAACTCCAGAAGCTCACGCCGAAGATCGCCGAGACCGCGCGCGTCCTCTGGCTGATCTACTTCGCGTTCACACTCATGTACATCGCAGTGATGTACGGCCTTCATCTGGCTGGGTTCGCGCCGAACATGGACCTGTACAACGCTGTCGCACACGGGTTCACGACGCTGCCGACGGGCGGGTTCTCCCCGCAGGCGGAAAGTATCGCGTACTTCTCTGCGGCCGTCCAGTGGGCCGCGATCCCATTCCTGGTCGTCGCGGGAGTCAACTTCGCGCTGTTCTGGCACGTCCTGAAAGGGGAAGTCGACGTTATGCTTGAGAACACGGAGTTTCGGGCATATGCCGGGGCGATCGCGGTGACGACTGCAGTGCTCTCGCTGTTGCTCGTTCGGGGGGCGGCCCCACCGCTCGACATCGGCGGCGTCACGGGCGGCGTCACCGAGAACACGTTCCGTCAGGCCGCCTTTCAGATCGCCTCACTCTTGAACTCCACTGGCTACGCGACCTCGGATTTCGCTCAGTGGGGCACTCACGCACAGGTCTTCCTGCTTTTCGTGATGTTCATCGGCGGCTCGGCGGGTTCGACCGGCGGCGGCGTGAAGGTCGTCCGGTGGCTGGTCGTGTTCAAAGCGATTCGACGCGAGCTGTATACCACCGCCAATCCGGACGTCGTTGAGCCGGTCCGGCTCAGCGGGAGTGTCGTCGACGAGGACGCGGTCCGCGGGATCGCGTCGTTCACCCTGCTTTATATCCTTCTGTTCGGGTTCTCGGCGGTGTTCATCTCTCTCGATACGGCCCGGATCGGGATCGAACTCACGACGTTGGAGGCGGTCAGCGCGTCTCTGGCGACAATCGGGAACATCGGTCCGGGCTTCGGTCGACTGGGACCGTTCGGGAACTACTTGTTTTTCTCAGATGCCTCGAAAATGCTAATGATCTTTCTGATGTGGGTCGGCCGACTCGAGATCGTTCCGGTGCTCGCGGTGTTCATCTCGGTGTTCGACCGCAACCAGTGA
- the trkA gene encoding Trk system potassium transporter TrkA, with translation MRVVIVGAGEVGSSVAASLAGDHEVMVIDLDSERVDTLTYSLDVLAVEGDGASVKTLREAGIDDADLLIACTDDDETNIVSCGTAKTISDAFTIARIRNTKFLDTWSQSKGALGIDLMVGTNLLAAQSIVRVIGLPGAEDVDRFADGLIQMAEFRITDETPVTGMSVAEADTFDSLTFAAIIRDDEVVIPSGDTCLQTDDDVVVIGSPGSISDFAQTIEPDVDGVSDVLIVGGNEIGLEVARLLDEKGTPNRLVEPDPERARYLAETLPKTTVLQNDPTDQEFLLREHIGDVDVAIATLDSDERNLLSALLSKRLGAARSIAVVEDGDYSDLFEAVGVDVAVNPREAIAEEITRFTREQHAENVAIIEHDRAEVIEVEVDSGSVLLDRPISQSIRDLPDGVVIGAIARDGTYVIPRGDTVIEKDDHIVVFAAQEIVEETMELI, from the coding sequence ATGCGCGTCGTGATCGTCGGTGCAGGCGAGGTCGGTTCGTCAGTCGCCGCGAGTCTCGCCGGTGACCACGAGGTCATGGTAATCGATCTGGACAGCGAGCGAGTGGACACGCTGACGTATTCGCTCGACGTCCTGGCTGTCGAAGGCGACGGAGCGTCCGTGAAGACGCTTCGTGAGGCCGGTATCGACGACGCCGATCTCCTCATCGCCTGCACGGACGACGACGAGACGAACATCGTTTCCTGTGGGACCGCCAAGACGATCTCGGACGCGTTCACGATCGCTCGCATCCGCAACACGAAGTTTCTGGACACCTGGAGTCAGTCCAAAGGCGCACTCGGGATCGACCTCATGGTCGGGACGAACTTGCTCGCCGCCCAGAGCATCGTCCGCGTGATCGGGCTCCCCGGTGCCGAGGACGTCGATCGGTTCGCCGACGGTCTCATCCAGATGGCGGAATTCCGGATCACCGACGAGACGCCGGTCACCGGGATGTCCGTCGCGGAGGCCGACACGTTCGATTCACTAACGTTCGCGGCGATCATCCGAGACGACGAGGTCGTGATCCCGAGTGGTGACACCTGCTTGCAGACCGACGATGACGTGGTCGTGATCGGTTCACCCGGGAGCATCAGCGATTTCGCACAGACGATCGAACCGGACGTCGACGGCGTCTCTGACGTGTTGATCGTCGGCGGGAACGAGATCGGGCTTGAGGTGGCCAGACTCCTCGATGAGAAGGGAACCCCGAACCGCCTCGTTGAGCCCGACCCGGAACGAGCCAGGTATCTGGCCGAGACCCTCCCGAAGACGACCGTGCTACAGAACGATCCGACCGACCAGGAGTTCCTCTTGCGCGAACACATCGGTGACGTCGACGTCGCCATCGCGACGCTCGACAGCGACGAGCGGAACCTCCTTTCGGCACTCCTCTCAAAACGACTCGGTGCCGCTCGTTCTATCGCAGTCGTCGAAGACGGCGATTACAGCGACCTCTTCGAGGCCGTCGGCGTGGACGTCGCTGTCAATCCCCGCGAAGCCATCGCCGAGGAGATTACGCGGTTCACCCGAGAGCAACACGCCGAGAACGTCGCCATCATCGAGCACGACCGTGCGGAAGTCATCGAAGTCGAAGTCGATAGCGGCAGCGTGCTACTGGATCGGCCGATCAGTCAGTCTATCAGAGATCTCCCCGACGGCGTCGTAATCGGCGCGATCGCCCGCGATGGAACATACGTGATTCCGCGTGGCGACACGGTCATCGAGAAGGACGATCACATCGTGGTCTTTGCTGCACAGGAGATCGTCGAGGAGACGATGGAATTGATCTGA
- a CDS encoding universal stress protein yields MSDTLFSRVIVPVASIDDARATTRALASHVDSVAGTVVAVHVVEKAGGAPDKASVEQRERDTEEMFDIVRAQLEGYDVNLETEILYGTDVAETIVEAAHEMDASSIVFTPRGGSRWIRLLAGDVALSLISESDLPVVVLPDEPEVEDG; encoded by the coding sequence GTGTCTGACACACTGTTCAGTCGAGTGATCGTGCCAGTTGCCAGCATAGACGACGCACGCGCGACGACGCGGGCGCTCGCCTCCCACGTCGACAGCGTTGCCGGGACGGTCGTCGCCGTCCACGTCGTCGAGAAGGCCGGCGGTGCGCCGGACAAAGCCTCCGTCGAGCAACGCGAACGCGACACCGAGGAGATGTTCGATATCGTTCGCGCACAGCTTGAGGGATACGACGTGAACCTGGAGACGGAGATCCTGTACGGAACGGACGTCGCGGAGACGATCGTCGAAGCTGCCCACGAGATGGACGCCTCCTCGATCGTCTTCACACCGCGGGGCGGGAGCCGCTGGATTAGGCTGCTCGCCGGGGACGTCGCGCTGTCGCTGATCTCCGAGAGCGACCTCCCAGTCGTCGTCCTTCCCGACGAACCGGAGGTCGAAGACGGATGA